The following DNA comes from Bradyrhizobium sp. SK17.
GGATGGCTCGTCCTACGGCACGCCGGCGCTGAAGGTGCGCAAGAAGATGCTGGCGCGGCTGAAGGAGGACGGCGACAGCCTGGTGATGCCGGGCGTGCCGCCGGATGAGCGCGACATGCTGGTGGAAAGCCAGCCCAGGGTCTTCTACTTCACCGATCACTACCGCGATTATCCGACCGTGCTGATCCGCCTGTCGAAGGCCAGGCGTTCGACCGTCGAGCCTCTGCTGCGCCGGCAGT
Coding sequences within:
- a CDS encoding MmcQ/YjbR family DNA-binding protein, with protein sequence MTFDDVRTLVLAWPEVEDGSSYGTPALKVRKKMLARLKEDGDSLVMPGVPPDERDMLVESQPRVFYFTDHYRDYPTVLIRLSKARRSTVEPLLRRQWRALASKKAVRDFDAIG